One window from the genome of Antricoccus suffuscus encodes:
- a CDS encoding acyltransferase family protein: MKITRCRVDIGHASKKGRCNGMVKRSSTVSGADALTTHNKRARKDIQALRAVAVVAVVLYHLWPSRLTGGFVGVDVFFVVSGFLITSHLVAKPPARIVDLATFWGRRIRRLLAPAFVVIVVTLVLVRVFLPSTLWRGNAHDATASMLYYQNWHLIGDAVDYLGGETARSPFQHFWSLSVEEQYYIAWPVLIGLAIVFCRRRGSTRQIVGVLAVGFVVASFVYGLTASYTSPAVAYFSTFARAWELGIGSVLACVAPIASKWLRPHERGRSFALWVSLGALAASFVLIDSDDVFPGWVATVPTVATALIILVEAPEKARLTGLFSARPVQFIGDVSYALYLWHWPLIVVTPFVLSHGPSWWEKCGVIAVSVALAWVSTTFIEAPLRRNRLLERRTRYSFVLAAGLSLVVVAASVIVVLQTDQMERKTATDVVAQIAKSPDCFGAAAMDPGNKCPAHQPLVTSPVYAKSDMSPVITDCLNWPPFESFQSCTYGTQSRPIKRIALFGNSHAGHWLPAFEALATARGWQIQTFVIGVCQPVDDVVKFADGMAGMSAGELANKCKKVVDNALNEIEKGHFDLVVMSDLDRKPQASVEDYAKTMAALATPSRRLMVIRDTPAPLDPKNEPPDCVATNPDNYDDACAGTRSAWIGYDPLADAAKKLDSPNVTTVDLNQYLCGPVRCPAVIGGVIVYADYNHMSTTFARTLAPYLLPYVEPLLIRK; this comes from the coding sequence GTGAAGATCACGCGCTGTCGCGTCGACATTGGTCACGCTAGTAAGAAGGGCCGATGTAACGGCATGGTGAAACGTTCGTCAACGGTGTCCGGAGCCGATGCCCTAACGACGCATAACAAGCGTGCGCGGAAGGACATCCAAGCGCTTCGCGCTGTAGCCGTCGTTGCGGTCGTGCTCTACCACCTCTGGCCGAGCAGGCTTACCGGCGGATTCGTTGGGGTCGACGTCTTCTTTGTCGTTTCTGGATTCCTCATCACGTCGCACCTCGTCGCGAAACCACCTGCGCGGATTGTTGACCTTGCGACCTTCTGGGGTCGGCGAATTCGACGATTGCTGGCTCCGGCATTCGTGGTGATCGTCGTAACGCTGGTCCTTGTGAGGGTATTTCTTCCTAGCACTCTCTGGCGCGGGAATGCGCACGACGCGACAGCATCTATGCTGTACTACCAGAACTGGCATTTGATTGGTGATGCGGTCGACTATCTCGGCGGAGAGACTGCGCGTTCACCGTTCCAGCACTTCTGGTCGTTGTCAGTCGAAGAGCAGTACTACATCGCCTGGCCGGTGTTAATCGGCCTCGCGATCGTGTTCTGCAGGCGCCGCGGCTCGACACGGCAAATCGTCGGTGTACTGGCAGTCGGCTTCGTCGTGGCGTCTTTTGTTTACGGACTCACCGCCAGTTATACCAGCCCGGCCGTCGCGTACTTCTCGACATTCGCGCGCGCTTGGGAACTTGGCATCGGGAGTGTTCTTGCGTGTGTCGCCCCCATTGCATCGAAGTGGTTGCGGCCACACGAGCGAGGGCGAAGTTTCGCCCTATGGGTAAGTCTTGGCGCTCTAGCCGCTTCGTTCGTATTAATAGACTCCGACGACGTCTTTCCAGGTTGGGTAGCGACGGTTCCGACAGTCGCTACTGCGCTAATAATCTTGGTCGAGGCGCCCGAGAAGGCGCGGCTGACGGGGCTATTCTCAGCTCGGCCGGTGCAGTTCATAGGCGACGTCTCATACGCGCTCTATCTTTGGCATTGGCCACTAATTGTCGTCACGCCGTTTGTGTTGTCACATGGGCCGTCCTGGTGGGAAAAATGCGGGGTGATTGCCGTCTCCGTGGCTCTCGCTTGGGTGAGCACTACTTTCATAGAGGCACCGCTGCGGCGCAATCGACTGCTTGAGCGGCGGACGCGGTACAGTTTCGTGCTCGCGGCCGGGCTGTCGTTAGTGGTCGTTGCGGCGTCGGTGATCGTCGTGCTCCAGACAGACCAGATGGAGCGTAAGACTGCGACGGATGTAGTCGCGCAGATAGCGAAATCCCCGGATTGTTTTGGGGCGGCGGCGATGGACCCAGGGAATAAGTGTCCGGCGCACCAACCCCTTGTCACCTCACCGGTGTACGCAAAATCGGATATGTCACCGGTCATAACGGACTGCCTCAACTGGCCACCCTTTGAATCGTTCCAGTCTTGTACGTATGGGACTCAGTCACGTCCGATTAAGCGGATTGCTCTCTTCGGCAATTCACACGCTGGGCACTGGCTTCCAGCGTTTGAGGCGCTGGCAACCGCACGAGGCTGGCAAATACAGACGTTCGTCATCGGTGTTTGCCAACCTGTCGACGATGTAGTGAAGTTCGCGGATGGAATGGCAGGCATGTCAGCTGGGGAGCTTGCCAACAAGTGTAAGAAGGTCGTCGACAACGCATTAAATGAAATCGAGAAGGGTCATTTTGATCTAGTCGTAATGTCCGATCTCGATCGCAAGCCGCAGGCCTCTGTGGAGGATTACGCTAAAACTATGGCTGCCCTTGCGACACCGTCGCGAAGGCTGATGGTAATCCGAGACACGCCCGCACCGTTAGACCCAAAGAACGAGCCTCCTGATTGCGTCGCGACCAATCCGGACAACTACGACGATGCATGCGCCGGTACTAGATCGGCGTGGATCGGCTACGACCCGCTGGCCGACGCCGCAAAAAAGCTGGACTCTCCAAATGTCACGACAGTCGATCTGAACCAGTATCTCTGCGGTCCGGTCCGATGCCCGGCGGTCATCGGCGGGGTCATCGTTTACGCCGATTACAACCACATGTCGACAACGTTCGCGAGGACGCTCGCGCCCTATCTACTTCCGTATGTCGAGCCACTCTTGATTCGCAAATGA
- a CDS encoding acyltransferase family protein gives MPLTIRQAFNPKSNSIGFLRWLMAFAVIFSHAGPLAGFYGGHDLGLQFTTEQSLGGVAVCGFFFLSGFLITKSRQGSSTIFRYFWRRILRIFPAFWAALLVTAFVLGPIAYIHTYGSATNYWSPTVDSPFRYFTDNMFLRMNQPNIAGMGSTIPLGHAGGFNWNGSAWTLIYEFKGYAIIGIFGLLGILKFRWLVATFAGFMVVLNTMTWAGFGDFTKFAPFLNDYKNIMVLMPFAVGMVFALFDDVIRIDDRIAVAALALAAFTYFSGAGWLLYGQFGFVYVLMWCAIRIPLTRWDVHADLSYGIYIFAWPIMQFSAYFGLQKAGWWVYHICIVAAIHLVAFASWHLIEKRAMSLKSWTPSLLAAAQKKAGPLNDKIKRSLVNPNFSSSRYAQKLRDIDNQLTTSVGQAPSAISGDSQPNQTRRSAGSTDRA, from the coding sequence ATGCCTTTAACTATTCGCCAGGCGTTTAACCCGAAATCCAATAGCATCGGTTTCCTTCGATGGCTGATGGCGTTCGCCGTGATTTTCTCACACGCAGGTCCGTTGGCAGGCTTTTACGGAGGACATGACCTCGGGCTCCAGTTCACGACCGAGCAGTCGTTGGGCGGCGTGGCCGTTTGTGGATTCTTCTTTCTGAGCGGCTTTCTTATCACCAAGAGTCGCCAAGGGTCATCGACGATATTTCGCTACTTCTGGAGGCGCATACTACGCATTTTTCCTGCGTTCTGGGCGGCCCTGCTTGTAACGGCATTCGTGCTCGGCCCGATCGCATATATACACACCTATGGTTCAGCCACAAACTACTGGTCGCCTACCGTCGATTCACCGTTCCGTTATTTTACCGATAACATGTTTCTGCGCATGAATCAGCCGAATATAGCCGGAATGGGTTCGACTATTCCGTTGGGTCACGCGGGCGGGTTCAACTGGAATGGTTCCGCTTGGACCCTTATTTATGAGTTCAAGGGTTACGCCATTATTGGGATCTTCGGCCTTCTTGGTATTCTGAAATTTCGCTGGCTAGTGGCCACTTTTGCGGGCTTCATGGTTGTACTTAACACGATGACATGGGCCGGCTTCGGCGATTTCACCAAGTTCGCGCCATTCCTTAACGACTATAAGAACATTATGGTTCTAATGCCGTTTGCGGTAGGTATGGTATTTGCGCTATTTGACGATGTGATCCGTATCGACGATCGCATCGCCGTTGCAGCCCTGGCCCTCGCGGCGTTTACCTATTTCTCGGGTGCGGGATGGCTGCTTTATGGGCAGTTTGGTTTTGTGTACGTACTGATGTGGTGCGCGATTCGAATTCCACTAACACGCTGGGATGTACACGCGGATCTTTCGTACGGTATATACATATTTGCGTGGCCAATAATGCAGTTTTCAGCATACTTCGGCCTCCAGAAGGCCGGCTGGTGGGTTTACCACATTTGCATTGTCGCAGCCATCCATCTAGTTGCGTTCGCGAGTTGGCACCTTATCGAAAAGCGCGCGATGAGTCTTAAGAGCTGGACACCCTCATTGCTCGCGGCGGCACAGAAAAAGGCTGGCCCGCTCAATGACAAGATCAAGCGGTCGTTGGTAAATCCGAACTTCTCGTCGTCTCGGTATGCGCAGAAACTACGCGATATCGATAATCAGCTGACCACGTCGGTCGGTCAGGCTCCCAGTGCTATCTCTGGCGACTCTCAGCCGAATCAAACCCGGCGAAGCGCCGGGTCAACGGATAGGGCCTGA
- a CDS encoding rhamnan synthesis F family protein, whose protein sequence is MDDYIVHKLARLREHAETIFVVSNSALTTDGRSKLESVADTVYVRENVGFDVWGYKQAMEAFGRDRLAKYDELVLMNYTFFGPVFPFSETFETMNRQDVDFWGITAHKSMNPNPFPGANDELPMHIQSHWIAVRKRMFTSLEFQDYWDSMPMIHSYEDSILRHESRFTKHFSERGFSYSVTFPPENYPSTHPIFENANLLLKDRCPIVKRRLFFHEPTYLERNAILGRRVMEAIEATDYPTDLIWRNVVRSAEPRTLYTNLSLLEVLPEFDSGYRPEPQPRIAVLAHIYYEDMVDETMSYVKNIPVPYDLIVTTVSEDKKRHIERDLKPYDAANVEVRVMEQNRGRDMSALLITCKDVLLSDKYDLICRVHSKKSPQNDYNTAVLFKEHMFDNLLYTPGYVASILRLFEDQPTLGMAFPPIVNVGYPTLGHSWFTNREQAEDIAEKLGITTKFDRSTPVAPYGTMFWFRPDSLRTLAEHNWTWDDYPAEPGHNDGGLAHVQERLLGYAAMNEGYHLRSIINRDWASINYAFLEYKLQRVASRLPHFTQDQMDYLDRIQAGHPLLSAVKDAVDRRFPRVGHGLRPLYRLTRRAYRAGRSPHQAQDRL, encoded by the coding sequence GTGGACGACTATATCGTCCATAAGTTAGCGAGACTGCGCGAGCACGCCGAAACCATCTTCGTGGTCTCCAATTCGGCTCTGACAACGGACGGGCGTTCGAAACTCGAGTCGGTTGCCGACACCGTATACGTACGGGAAAACGTCGGGTTCGACGTCTGGGGATACAAGCAAGCAATGGAAGCGTTTGGCCGAGATCGTCTCGCGAAATATGACGAACTTGTCCTCATGAATTACACATTTTTTGGACCGGTGTTTCCGTTCTCTGAAACGTTCGAGACCATGAATCGACAGGACGTAGACTTCTGGGGGATAACGGCGCATAAGTCGATGAATCCGAACCCCTTCCCAGGCGCGAACGATGAACTGCCAATGCACATCCAGTCCCATTGGATCGCTGTCCGTAAGCGGATGTTTACCTCGCTTGAATTTCAGGACTATTGGGATTCCATGCCTATGATTCACTCCTATGAAGATTCGATACTGAGACACGAATCACGATTCACGAAGCACTTCTCGGAGCGCGGATTTTCGTATAGCGTGACATTCCCCCCAGAGAACTATCCGTCGACACACCCTATATTCGAAAACGCCAATCTTTTACTAAAAGACCGTTGCCCGATAGTCAAACGTCGGCTCTTCTTCCATGAACCTACCTACTTAGAGCGCAACGCAATCCTTGGCCGACGAGTTATGGAAGCCATCGAGGCAACCGACTATCCGACCGATCTGATCTGGCGCAATGTGGTTCGCTCAGCAGAACCCCGAACCCTCTATACGAATCTATCTCTGCTCGAGGTCCTTCCAGAGTTCGATTCTGGCTACCGACCGGAACCTCAGCCGCGCATAGCTGTGCTCGCACACATCTACTACGAAGATATGGTCGATGAGACCATGTCCTACGTTAAAAACATCCCCGTTCCCTACGACCTAATTGTGACGACTGTATCCGAGGACAAGAAGCGGCATATCGAGCGAGACCTCAAGCCGTATGACGCGGCAAACGTCGAAGTCCGCGTCATGGAGCAAAACCGCGGGCGAGATATGAGCGCACTCCTTATCACTTGCAAAGATGTCCTACTGTCCGACAAATACGATCTTATATGTCGAGTACACTCGAAAAAATCTCCTCAGAACGACTACAACACGGCCGTATTGTTTAAAGAACACATGTTTGATAATTTGCTCTATACGCCAGGCTACGTCGCGAGCATACTAAGGCTTTTTGAGGACCAGCCCACGCTCGGCATGGCATTTCCGCCAATAGTGAACGTTGGTTACCCAACCCTTGGGCACTCCTGGTTCACCAACCGCGAACAGGCTGAGGACATCGCTGAGAAGTTGGGAATCACGACCAAGTTCGATCGCTCCACACCTGTTGCCCCATATGGGACGATGTTTTGGTTTCGCCCGGATTCGCTCCGAACTCTAGCGGAGCACAATTGGACCTGGGATGACTATCCGGCGGAGCCAGGTCATAACGATGGCGGGTTAGCTCACGTCCAGGAACGGCTGCTCGGATATGCCGCAATGAATGAGGGATACCATTTGCGGTCGATCATAAATCGAGACTGGGCCAGCATTAACTACGCATTCCTGGAATATAAGCTGCAGCGGGTTGCGTCGCGGCTCCCCCATTTTACGCAGGATCAGATGGATTACTTAGATCGGATTCAGGCTGGACACCCATTGCTGTCGGCAGTAAAAGACGCCGTCGATAGGCGATTTCCTAGAGTGGGACACGGTCTCCGACCGCTATACCGCCTAACTCGTCGGGCGTACAGAGCGGGAAGGTCTCCACACCAGGCCCAAGACAGACTATAG
- a CDS encoding DUF7657 domain-containing protein translates to MGVDRAYDNSDFAIAEECDDGAPQTAGGTVAARICRSVVSRTSVVVRRLGVGRASSLVIYALLVVFGTTTSSLAYSMMSQGSGFAPGVISGEPRLIRGDEFLTSTPILLGYIAAHGTSALTPLAQTPDVVHQIPSSGVFESVVFFDGSLLRLLSFVPDQMLFAAFWWLPSLLLMLCLPPWMQRLGASRIGSWLATGLVFVAPSVAWWSMTPIRVMAFTLAGCLLLIRGYDTWVRRPWLGFSLCVLAGILWSRVVSNYVPWAIVLSIPIVLATVSWLLFHRRGRKFAVKAAVTTCLSALVMLAGLVFDNWAALVAQSDTVYPGARRVTGAILPAANMFAGPFLRSLQDNSAATGIGQSDMSQAFTVCAVWALVLWVGLPQRKWSRRSIPIAMLGVSTAFWLSWCLLDWGGLGAHLPIVNRVVPIRAAQTVGILATILLGFVISRVPRAPSARIPLTAAVSCGAATAIGGSSLSAVFMPSVGPKEIFLCTVIVGILVGLLTAFPRSGWLAALGVGCAALVVVGANPIQVGLGDLRNSSTAQKFMAIGVDARRGHELWATDSKLTAALLTATGVPQLGGNQVTGPVAKKWQQLDPSSQYKEIWNRGVSAIIMRWTTDSNATISLGAARDQIIVSVDPCALPAKGFNLTHIVSEGPLPNGCLISNGTFEWNGAEKYIYAIN, encoded by the coding sequence ATGGGTGTTGACAGGGCGTATGACAATTCTGACTTTGCCATTGCCGAGGAGTGCGATGATGGCGCTCCCCAGACCGCCGGCGGCACCGTCGCGGCTCGCATCTGTAGATCGGTGGTGTCTAGAACCTCAGTAGTCGTCCGGAGACTTGGAGTCGGACGTGCGTCTTCACTCGTAATCTATGCGCTATTGGTTGTGTTCGGTACTACGACCTCGTCGCTTGCCTACTCCATGATGAGCCAGGGTTCTGGATTTGCTCCCGGCGTTATTAGCGGGGAGCCACGGCTGATACGCGGCGATGAGTTTTTGACGTCTACCCCGATCCTGCTGGGATACATTGCGGCCCACGGAACGTCGGCCTTGACGCCTTTAGCGCAGACGCCAGACGTCGTTCATCAGATCCCGTCATCAGGGGTTTTCGAGTCGGTCGTGTTTTTCGATGGGTCCTTACTGCGCTTGCTGTCCTTTGTGCCTGATCAGATGTTGTTCGCCGCGTTTTGGTGGTTGCCTTCCCTGCTCCTAATGCTGTGTCTACCTCCGTGGATGCAGCGACTCGGCGCGAGTCGAATCGGCAGCTGGCTTGCCACGGGTTTGGTATTTGTCGCGCCGTCGGTTGCGTGGTGGTCGATGACGCCGATTCGAGTTATGGCTTTCACGCTCGCCGGATGTCTGCTCTTGATTCGTGGATATGATACTTGGGTAAGGCGACCCTGGCTTGGGTTTTCCTTGTGCGTGTTAGCCGGCATTCTCTGGTCGAGAGTTGTGTCCAATTACGTACCCTGGGCGATCGTGCTGTCGATTCCGATCGTGTTAGCGACAGTATCGTGGTTGCTTTTTCATCGCCGTGGCCGAAAGTTTGCTGTGAAGGCAGCTGTCACGACGTGCTTAAGCGCATTGGTTATGTTGGCTGGCCTAGTTTTCGACAACTGGGCGGCCCTGGTAGCGCAGTCAGACACCGTGTATCCAGGAGCTCGGCGCGTGACGGGTGCGATCCTTCCGGCCGCGAACATGTTCGCCGGACCGTTTCTTCGTAGCCTTCAAGACAACTCGGCGGCCACTGGCATCGGTCAGAGTGATATGTCGCAGGCCTTCACCGTGTGCGCCGTGTGGGCCCTGGTGCTGTGGGTCGGGCTTCCTCAGCGGAAATGGTCAAGGCGCTCAATTCCAATCGCGATGCTTGGCGTATCGACGGCGTTCTGGCTTAGCTGGTGTCTGCTTGATTGGGGTGGTCTTGGCGCGCACCTGCCGATTGTTAACAGAGTCGTGCCGATTCGTGCCGCGCAGACCGTGGGAATCTTGGCGACAATCCTGCTCGGGTTCGTGATCTCGCGAGTTCCTCGCGCGCCTTCCGCCAGGATTCCGCTTACGGCGGCCGTGAGTTGTGGTGCAGCGACTGCCATCGGTGGGTCGTCCCTCTCTGCGGTGTTCATGCCGAGCGTTGGGCCGAAAGAGATATTTCTGTGCACCGTTATCGTCGGGATATTGGTTGGGCTTCTGACGGCATTTCCACGTAGTGGGTGGCTGGCGGCGCTTGGTGTAGGTTGCGCAGCGCTCGTAGTCGTTGGTGCGAATCCAATCCAAGTCGGTTTGGGGGACCTACGAAACAGCAGCACCGCTCAGAAATTCATGGCGATAGGTGTCGACGCGCGCCGAGGACACGAGCTCTGGGCCACCGATTCAAAGTTGACGGCTGCACTCTTGACAGCAACAGGTGTCCCGCAACTGGGCGGCAATCAGGTCACGGGACCGGTCGCGAAAAAGTGGCAGCAACTAGATCCATCAAGCCAGTACAAGGAGATCTGGAATAGGGGTGTGAGCGCGATCATAATGCGGTGGACGACGGATTCGAACGCAACGATTTCGCTCGGTGCGGCTCGTGACCAGATAATCGTAAGTGTCGACCCGTGCGCGCTGCCCGCTAAGGGCTTCAACTTGACCCACATCGTTTCCGAGGGCCCCTTGCCGAACGGTTGCCTGATCTCGAACGGTACGTTCGAATGGAACGGCGCGGAGAAGTATATTTACGCGATCAACTAG
- a CDS encoding glycosyltransferase family 2 protein gives MKMLEQGAVRRSVVVLGYGEEKHLERCLAAICAELGPSDEVVLVDNGIIDGTTRDLGIDPRIRVIGNGNNLGFAGGCNYGAHEATGSMLIFVNSDAIVRDGALDALVAVAHEPQIGIASGSLHLADEPDKVNSVGNPIHYLGVTWAGSCGEPAADHSLRRAVACATGGFFAMRRKVWDEVGGFEERYFAYHEDTDLSLRVQFRGYQIDYVPDAIADHFYEFSRNPRKMHLVERNRLIVVLTDFPTPVLRVVLPMVLLTEPAFLVMAILQGWTRQKVSGWMWLARNRRFIVQARRRIQSTNQMSPRAFASLLESKIEPPMITQPPGMGVLNSALAIYWSFARTIIQR, from the coding sequence ATGAAGATGTTGGAGCAGGGTGCGGTCAGGCGGTCGGTTGTCGTACTCGGCTACGGCGAGGAAAAGCATCTTGAACGATGTCTGGCAGCGATCTGCGCAGAACTCGGCCCAAGCGACGAGGTTGTGCTCGTCGACAACGGCATCATCGACGGCACGACACGTGATCTTGGGATCGACCCGCGAATTCGCGTCATCGGTAACGGCAACAACCTCGGCTTCGCCGGAGGGTGCAACTACGGTGCACACGAAGCAACCGGCTCGATGCTCATCTTCGTCAACTCAGATGCGATCGTGCGGGACGGGGCGCTCGATGCCCTCGTAGCCGTGGCGCATGAGCCGCAGATTGGAATCGCTAGCGGCTCACTACATCTGGCGGACGAGCCGGACAAGGTCAACTCAGTCGGCAATCCGATCCACTACCTCGGCGTGACCTGGGCGGGGTCCTGCGGCGAGCCGGCCGCCGACCACTCTCTGCGCCGGGCGGTCGCGTGCGCTACGGGCGGATTCTTCGCAATGCGGCGCAAAGTCTGGGATGAGGTAGGCGGTTTCGAGGAGCGCTACTTCGCCTATCACGAAGACACCGACTTGAGCCTGCGCGTCCAGTTCCGCGGCTATCAGATCGACTACGTGCCGGACGCGATCGCGGACCACTTCTACGAATTCTCGCGCAACCCGCGCAAGATGCATCTCGTCGAACGCAACCGGTTGATCGTCGTACTCACGGACTTCCCCACTCCAGTGCTGCGCGTGGTCTTGCCGATGGTGCTTCTCACGGAGCCCGCGTTCCTCGTCATGGCAATCCTCCAAGGCTGGACACGCCAGAAGGTAAGTGGCTGGATGTGGCTGGCACGCAACCGACGTTTCATCGTCCAAGCCCGACGGCGGATCCAGTCGACGAACCAGATGAGCCCACGTGCGTTTGCGTCACTGCTCGAGTCCAAGATCGAACCCCCGATGATTACCCAACCCCCAGGAATGGGAGTGCTGAACTCCGCATTAGCGATCTACTGGTCGTTTGCCCGCACGATAATTCAACGCTGA
- a CDS encoding lipopolysaccharide biosynthesis protein codes for MTRRTPSGSKLGAFLAKLPKGTVAVGAGLGVMGLTSYGFLLIAARALHPVGYAEITVVWTVLFTIGPGLFLPLEQECARRISSAHDGSIARPALRRIITLGGLLLAAVVVLSAAAWPLIGTRIFNGDLPLFITTLAATACLWPVHTSRGMLAGSGHFGRYGVGLCVDGVLRVVGAAALALGGSSTAWHYAAVFVVSQLVATGVSVIGAHFRYVDGASNGRAHEDSWASIRKVIGWMLVAVLMSQLLANGGTFAAKAIASPTDPTAGVFLSALVIARIPLFLFAALQASLLPNIAALIARRELIAVRSLVRRVCVALTALGALATVLLIAFGPELLVFVFGPRFDISRWTLGLLSLGCLVFMVASALAQVLIAAQRAKDAGIIWVISVVLFLAFLALPIELTTRVSLCLLLSSFGGLLLFAYRWTQLERLLASAPATQTTAVPATEPEA; via the coding sequence ATGACCCGGCGTACTCCCAGCGGCAGCAAACTCGGCGCGTTCCTCGCCAAGCTACCCAAAGGGACGGTCGCCGTAGGTGCCGGCCTCGGAGTAATGGGCCTCACGTCGTACGGTTTCCTGCTGATCGCCGCTCGCGCTCTGCACCCGGTCGGGTACGCCGAAATCACCGTCGTTTGGACGGTGCTATTCACCATTGGCCCTGGATTGTTTCTGCCCTTGGAGCAAGAGTGCGCCCGCAGGATCTCGTCGGCTCACGACGGGTCGATCGCCCGCCCCGCGCTTCGCCGAATCATCACACTTGGCGGCTTGCTCCTGGCCGCGGTCGTCGTATTGTCGGCGGCCGCGTGGCCGCTCATCGGGACTCGGATCTTCAACGGTGACCTGCCTCTATTCATCACGACGCTCGCCGCGACGGCCTGCCTATGGCCGGTCCACACCTCGCGCGGCATGCTCGCCGGCAGCGGCCATTTCGGTCGGTACGGTGTCGGCCTCTGCGTGGACGGCGTCCTGCGCGTCGTCGGCGCTGCGGCGCTGGCGCTCGGTGGTTCGAGTACCGCGTGGCATTACGCGGCGGTCTTCGTCGTCTCGCAGCTAGTCGCCACTGGCGTCTCGGTTATCGGCGCGCACTTCCGGTACGTCGACGGCGCAAGTAACGGCCGAGCTCACGAGGACAGCTGGGCGTCGATTCGCAAGGTGATCGGCTGGATGCTGGTCGCCGTACTGATGAGCCAACTGCTTGCGAACGGTGGGACCTTCGCCGCCAAGGCTATCGCCAGCCCTACTGATCCGACCGCGGGAGTCTTCCTGTCGGCCCTTGTGATCGCGCGGATCCCGTTGTTCCTGTTTGCGGCCCTCCAAGCGTCACTCTTGCCCAACATCGCGGCACTGATCGCGCGCCGGGAACTCATCGCTGTTCGGTCACTGGTGCGGCGCGTATGCGTGGCGCTCACCGCACTCGGCGCGCTTGCCACTGTTCTGCTTATCGCGTTCGGTCCCGAACTCCTGGTCTTCGTCTTCGGTCCACGTTTCGACATTTCCCGCTGGACGCTCGGTCTCCTATCCCTCGGCTGCCTCGTATTCATGGTGGCCTCGGCGCTCGCGCAGGTACTGATCGCAGCCCAGCGGGCGAAAGATGCCGGGATCATTTGGGTCATCTCCGTGGTCCTGTTCCTGGCGTTCCTCGCGCTCCCGATCGAGCTGACCACCCGGGTTAGTCTCTGCTTGTTGCTCTCGTCGTTCGGCGGCCTGCTGCTGTTCGCTTACCGCTGGACGCAATTGGAGCGGTTGCTTGCAAGCGCACCGGCGACTCAAACAACAGCCGTCCCTGCGACAGAACCGGAGGCATGA
- a CDS encoding glycosyltransferase family 2 protein, with the protein MANLDTWIMVPAYNEATVVRKVIEDLLRTFPKVVVVDDGSADATVDEVRATDARVVCHPMNLGAGAARQTAIEFALRDRRAQYFVTFDADGQHRADDASEMVQFMRENPVDILLGSRFLGAEAIGMSKSKKLLLSAGRVFERFQSGIALTDAHNGLRAFRRNFAQTVKLSMADMAYASELLSLIANSGLPYGEFPVTIDYSDYSKAKGQRSINSVNIATDVLLHRMLKGPRK; encoded by the coding sequence GTGGCTAATCTCGATACGTGGATAATGGTGCCCGCATATAACGAGGCGACCGTGGTTCGCAAAGTGATCGAGGACCTACTCCGGACCTTCCCAAAAGTCGTCGTCGTCGATGACGGAAGTGCCGACGCTACCGTAGACGAGGTGCGGGCGACTGATGCCCGGGTTGTCTGTCATCCGATGAACCTCGGCGCTGGCGCCGCGCGACAAACCGCGATTGAGTTCGCGTTGCGAGATCGGCGCGCGCAGTACTTTGTCACGTTCGACGCCGACGGCCAGCATCGCGCCGACGATGCGAGCGAGATGGTTCAGTTCATGCGGGAGAACCCCGTCGATATCCTCCTGGGGTCGCGCTTTCTAGGCGCCGAGGCGATCGGGATGTCGAAGTCCAAGAAGCTGCTCCTTTCTGCGGGGCGAGTGTTCGAACGCTTCCAGTCCGGGATCGCACTGACCGATGCCCACAACGGTCTTCGCGCATTTCGTCGAAACTTCGCGCAGACCGTGAAGCTCAGCATGGCTGACATGGCGTACGCCAGCGAGCTACTGTCGCTGATCGCTAACAGCGGATTGCCGTACGGCGAGTTTCCGGTCACGATTGACTATTCGGACTACTCGAAGGCCAAGGGTCAACGCTCGATCAACTCGGTCAATATCGCTACCGACGTATTGCTGCACCGGATGCTGAAGGGGCCGCGCAAATGA
- a CDS encoding DUF2304 domain-containing protein, with protein MIIKVLLIAATVAVLFFLLRHRQRVSLKAGIRVTGILLVIAAIVCIVWPDIPQAVADAVGVTRGTDLMLYVLIVVFFFSAVGMYLRLRELDRRVVELSRSIAIETAVSRDGVPGATESDPGSDEFSGA; from the coding sequence ATGATCATCAAAGTGCTCTTGATCGCGGCGACCGTGGCGGTCCTGTTCTTCTTGCTCCGGCATCGCCAGCGGGTCAGCCTGAAGGCCGGGATACGGGTGACAGGCATTTTGCTCGTGATCGCGGCGATCGTGTGCATTGTGTGGCCGGATATTCCTCAGGCAGTCGCCGACGCAGTAGGCGTCACCCGCGGTACGGACCTCATGCTCTATGTGCTGATTGTCGTTTTTTTCTTCAGCGCCGTTGGGATGTACCTACGGTTGCGTGAACTCGATCGAAGGGTGGTTGAGTTGTCCCGGTCCATAGCGATCGAGACAGCAGTCAGCCGCGATGGTGTCCCGGGCGCGACGGAATCAGACCCGGGCAGCGACGAGTTCTCGGGCGCTTAG